A stretch of Paenibacillus peoriae DNA encodes these proteins:
- the yunB gene encoding sporulation protein YunB: MMRRPQWHSAPNRRRRGRRRVFLIVVLALLVGIIQVAAYVEQHLKPPMMHLAKVRVKQMATEAINSAITAQVEQGKAADNLIEWRTDAQGRTSGFVLNYAEHMRITSDTLKAVKATMDSMSHFDESVPIGQALGSPLLAAYGPKIPLKVEPHGAIKVDLNTRQQDAGINMILVEVYIRITTEVSVVIPFEMQPQIVETEIPVSYLLVVGNVPMYYYDNQGKPVGKNGAAAPQLALPPHSIESSGAIDSSIVSVPEVQEDPNSSSQPPTP; this comes from the coding sequence ATGATGAGAAGACCGCAATGGCACAGCGCGCCCAACAGAAGGCGACGCGGCAGACGTAGAGTATTTTTGATTGTGGTACTGGCGCTGCTGGTAGGAATCATACAGGTGGCTGCTTATGTGGAGCAGCATTTGAAGCCGCCTATGATGCATCTGGCAAAAGTGCGGGTCAAACAAATGGCGACGGAGGCTATTAATTCAGCAATTACAGCACAGGTAGAGCAGGGGAAGGCAGCTGATAATTTGATCGAATGGAGAACGGATGCACAAGGAAGAACCTCCGGCTTTGTTCTGAATTATGCAGAGCATATGAGAATTACGTCAGACACGCTCAAAGCAGTCAAGGCAACGATGGACAGCATGAGCCATTTTGATGAGAGCGTTCCGATTGGTCAGGCATTGGGCAGTCCATTGTTGGCAGCTTATGGCCCCAAGATTCCTCTAAAGGTGGAGCCGCATGGAGCGATCAAGGTGGATTTAAATACGCGGCAACAGGATGCGGGCATAAACATGATCTTGGTTGAAGTGTATATTCGGATTACGACGGAAGTGTCTGTGGTTATACCGTTTGAGATGCAACCTCAGATTGTGGAGACGGAAATCCCCGTTTCTTATTTGCTGGTGGTGGGCAACGTTCCGATGTACTACTATGACAATCAGGGAAAACCAGTAGGTAAAAATGGTGCAGCCGCTCCGCAGTTGGCGTTGCCTCCCCATTCCATAGAGAGTAGCGGCGCTATAGATTCCAGCATAGTAAGTGTTCCAGAGGTACAGGAAGACCCAAACTCCTCTAGTCAGCCCCCAACGCCATAG
- a CDS encoding aldo/keto reductase encodes MAEQVRLGKTDLYVKPIGLGANKVGGHNLFSDLNNETGKEVVRTALDNGINFLDTAFIYGPEHSERLIGEVLKERGQRDKAVIATKGAHKFVNGEIVFDNSPAFLRESVESSLKRLQTDYIDLFYIHFPDEATPKAEAVGELKKLKDEGKIKAIGVSNFSIEQLKDANSDGYVDVLQSQYNLFQREAEKDLLPYTKENGISFVPYFPLASGLLGGKYTKDMTFTDIRANNPLFQGDTFARNLDKVEQVREIANALNAEVAHVVLAWYLTRDSIDALIPGAKGPEQVLANLKTLNVQLSQADIEKIDHIFK; translated from the coding sequence TTGGCAGAGCAAGTGCGTCTTGGTAAAACAGATTTATATGTAAAACCAATCGGTTTGGGTGCAAATAAGGTGGGAGGACATAATCTCTTTTCCGATTTGAACAATGAAACGGGCAAAGAAGTCGTTCGCACAGCTTTGGACAATGGCATCAACTTTCTGGATACGGCTTTTATTTATGGACCTGAGCACTCGGAACGATTAATTGGTGAGGTATTGAAAGAGCGTGGTCAGCGTGATAAAGCTGTTATTGCCACGAAGGGTGCACACAAATTTGTGAACGGAGAGATTGTTTTTGACAACTCGCCTGCTTTTTTACGAGAATCCGTCGAATCTAGTCTGAAAAGATTGCAGACCGATTATATCGATCTGTTCTATATCCATTTCCCCGATGAAGCTACGCCGAAGGCAGAAGCAGTCGGAGAACTGAAGAAGCTTAAGGACGAAGGCAAAATCAAGGCTATTGGCGTATCTAACTTTTCCATTGAACAACTTAAGGATGCGAATAGCGACGGTTATGTAGATGTGCTCCAATCCCAATATAATTTGTTTCAACGGGAAGCTGAGAAGGATCTGCTGCCTTATACCAAGGAAAATGGCATTTCGTTTGTGCCTTATTTCCCGCTAGCTTCAGGATTGCTGGGTGGTAAGTATACGAAAGACATGACCTTCACGGACATCAGAGCGAATAATCCACTGTTTCAGGGAGATACATTTGCTCGTAATTTGGACAAAGTGGAGCAGGTACGGGAGATTGCCAATGCGTTGAATGCAGAGGTTGCTCACGTAGTGCTCGCATGGTATTTGACACGCGATTCAATTGATGCCCTCATTCCAGGTGCGAAGGGGCCGGAGCAGGTGCTGGCGAATCTGAAAACGCTAAATGTCCAATTGAGTCAGGCTGATATCGAAAAGATTGACCACATTTTTAAATAA
- a CDS encoding DNA alkylation repair protein, with protein MEKTIREQILSYVDVDFQKFTAALLPTINNVLGVRLPVLRKLAQDIAKGDWRLYLETAESEHFEEVMLQGMVIGSVKTDIEEVLSYTARFVPKIDNWSVCDSFCAGLKITKHHKERVWEFIQPYLLSKKEYEIRFGVVMLLNFYIEEQYMNRVFALLDQTHREDYYVQMAVAWAISICYIKLPEATMAYLNHNTLDDFTFNKALQKITESYRVDQATKTTIRSMKRKRK; from the coding sequence ATGGAGAAAACAATAAGGGAACAGATACTGTCATATGTGGATGTGGATTTTCAGAAATTTACGGCTGCATTGCTTCCGACGATTAATAATGTGCTGGGGGTACGTCTGCCGGTGCTGCGTAAGCTAGCTCAAGATATTGCCAAAGGAGATTGGCGTCTCTACCTGGAGACCGCTGAAAGTGAACACTTCGAAGAAGTCATGCTGCAAGGCATGGTGATTGGTTCTGTAAAAACGGATATAGAGGAAGTTTTGAGTTATACCGCCAGGTTTGTTCCTAAAATTGATAATTGGTCCGTATGTGACAGTTTCTGTGCTGGATTGAAGATCACGAAACATCATAAAGAACGGGTGTGGGAGTTTATTCAACCCTACTTGCTCTCCAAGAAAGAATATGAAATTCGGTTTGGTGTAGTTATGCTTCTGAATTTTTATATTGAGGAACAGTATATGAACCGGGTGTTTGCTCTGCTAGATCAGACCCATCGTGAGGATTATTATGTACAAATGGCGGTAGCATGGGCGATATCGATCTGTTATATCAAACTGCCTGAGGCAACGATGGCGTATTTAAATCATAATACATTGGATGATTTTACTTTCAATAAAGCTCTGCAAAAAATCACGGAATCATATCGGGTGGATCAGGCCACAAAAACGACCATTCGTAGTATGAAGCGAAAAAGAAAATAG
- a CDS encoding DNA-3-methyladenine glycosylase family protein has protein sequence MQTVMTKNFDYGEKEINYLKNVDTVLGAAMTQMGKVERVIIPDLFAALVHAIVGQLISAKAVQTIWARMQEKLGVITPQNIVVQTALDIQSCGITMKKATCILNIAQTIEQGLLDLQELYELSDAQVIQKLSSLQGIGPWTAEMMLMNCMERPDVVSWGDMAIRRGMMKLYQLDTLTKQQFEEYRRVYSPYGSVASIYLWSISFR, from the coding sequence ATGCAAACTGTAATGACCAAAAACTTTGACTATGGGGAAAAGGAAATCAATTATCTAAAAAACGTAGATACCGTACTTGGTGCAGCGATGACGCAAATGGGCAAGGTAGAGCGGGTGATCATTCCCGACCTGTTTGCTGCGCTCGTTCATGCAATTGTGGGACAGCTTATATCGGCCAAGGCGGTTCAAACCATATGGGCAAGGATGCAGGAGAAGTTAGGCGTGATCACTCCACAAAATATAGTCGTTCAAACGGCTTTAGATATTCAAAGCTGTGGTATCACCATGAAAAAAGCCACATGTATCCTTAATATAGCCCAAACGATCGAGCAGGGCTTGTTGGATTTACAGGAATTATATGAGCTTTCCGATGCACAAGTGATCCAGAAATTGTCCTCGCTGCAAGGGATAGGGCCTTGGACGGCTGAAATGATGCTGATGAATTGCATGGAGCGTCCAGATGTTGTCAGTTGGGGCGATATGGCTATTCGACGGGGAATGATGAAGCTGTACCAACTAGATACATTGACCAAGCAGCAATTTGAGGAGTACCGCCGAGTCTATTCGCCTTATGGTTCGGTGGCCTCTATTTATTTGTGGAGTATTTCATTTCGTTAA
- a CDS encoding SPL family radical SAM protein, with protein sequence MKNEYYKSPKTLLNKGTGFLSGYTHSLNPYTGCTFGCSYCYVRQLPVSTFRKEAWGTWVDIKNQAADILRKELRRAKSKGKVTIFMSSSTDPYQPAEYKEEVTRSLLEVMVDEPPDFLFLQTRSPLVRRDTDLLLRLGDRVRVSMTVETDREDIRKHFTPEAPPIQARLQTLHLLKEAGVPTQATIAPMLPSSEHFADKLLPLVNRVCIDDYFMGDGSGGRRTRSLKIGALYESLGLEEWYHPAAYKTVYERFLHVFPKEQLYVSKEGFEP encoded by the coding sequence ATGAAAAATGAGTATTACAAATCCCCAAAGACACTTCTGAATAAAGGGACCGGCTTCTTGTCAGGGTATACACACTCGTTGAACCCGTATACAGGTTGTACCTTTGGTTGCTCGTATTGCTATGTACGCCAATTGCCAGTCTCCACATTTCGGAAGGAAGCGTGGGGGACATGGGTTGATATTAAAAATCAGGCGGCAGATATTCTTCGCAAGGAACTTCGTAGAGCCAAATCCAAAGGTAAAGTCACGATTTTCATGTCGTCAAGCACAGATCCTTATCAGCCTGCTGAGTACAAGGAAGAGGTGACCCGGTCTCTGCTGGAGGTGATGGTGGATGAGCCACCAGATTTTCTCTTTTTACAGACGCGCAGTCCACTGGTACGGCGGGATACCGATTTACTGCTCCGATTGGGGGATCGTGTTCGTGTAAGTATGACTGTAGAAACAGATCGAGAAGATATACGCAAACATTTTACCCCGGAAGCTCCTCCCATCCAGGCTCGTCTCCAAACGCTGCATCTCTTAAAGGAGGCAGGTGTACCAACGCAAGCTACGATTGCTCCGATGCTTCCAAGCAGTGAACATTTTGCAGACAAGCTTTTGCCTCTGGTCAACCGTGTCTGTATTGATGATTATTTTATGGGAGATGGCAGTGGGGGGAGACGAACGCGTAGCTTAAAAATAGGTGCGCTGTACGAGTCATTGGGGCTGGAAGAATGGTATCATCCTGCTGCCTATAAGACGGTTTATGAACGTTTTCTCCATGTTTTCCCGAAAGAACAGCTCTACGTGAGCAAAGAAGGATTCGAACCTTGA
- a CDS encoding methylated-DNA--[protein]-cysteine S-methyltransferase codes for MAHQINKTIYWSLLTHEDWNLYIAATSEGLCYVGSPNHPVEELFSWAGSRFPGSPLVEEDAALQPYAKELIEYFQGERTQFTLPFDFQGTAFQLAVWNALCDIPYGETLSYSDIANAIQKPASVRAVGAAIGANPILVTVPCHRVIGKNGAMTGYRGGLDMKVKLLQLEKERVALVQYEK; via the coding sequence ATGGCACATCAAATAAATAAAACGATCTATTGGTCATTGTTGACACATGAGGATTGGAATTTATATATTGCAGCTACATCGGAAGGATTATGTTATGTGGGCTCGCCCAATCATCCTGTAGAGGAATTGTTTTCATGGGCAGGAAGTCGATTTCCCGGTAGCCCTTTAGTTGAAGAGGATGCCGCTTTACAGCCCTATGCCAAGGAGCTGATTGAATATTTCCAAGGGGAGCGCACCCAATTTACATTGCCCTTTGACTTTCAGGGGACTGCATTCCAGCTGGCGGTTTGGAATGCGTTGTGTGATATTCCGTATGGGGAAACACTATCCTATTCAGATATTGCCAACGCTATTCAAAAACCAGCCTCTGTTCGTGCGGTGGGGGCCGCCATCGGTGCTAATCCGATTTTGGTTACGGTCCCTTGTCATCGGGTCATTGGTAAAAATGGAGCTATGACCGGATATCGTGGTGGTTTGGACATGAAGGTTAAGCTTTTGCAGCTCGAAAAGGAAAGAGTGGCGTTGGTTCAGTATGAAAAATGA
- a CDS encoding bifunctional transcriptional activator/DNA repair enzyme AdaA: MSTSDLSITDDKWRAIVENDKSYDGIFLYAVKTTGIFCRPSCKSRPPKRENIRIFKTAEQALAEHFRPCKRCKPTGQRLPDHEWIARVTEYVNSNYMKDLTLHILAEISHGSPYHLHRTFKRVMHLTPMEYIQQTRLEQAKELLICSDISVAEVGENVGLSNAPYFITLFKKNTGYTPLQYRQLKSKAT; encoded by the coding sequence ATGAGTACATCCGATTTATCCATAACTGACGACAAGTGGAGAGCTATCGTAGAAAACGACAAGTCTTATGACGGGATATTTTTGTACGCCGTGAAGACAACGGGAATATTTTGTCGCCCCTCCTGCAAATCCCGACCTCCCAAAAGAGAGAACATCCGTATATTTAAAACAGCGGAACAGGCATTGGCTGAGCATTTCCGTCCATGCAAAAGGTGTAAACCGACAGGACAACGATTGCCTGATCATGAATGGATCGCACGGGTTACAGAATACGTGAATTCTAACTATATGAAGGACTTAACATTGCACATCCTAGCTGAGATAAGTCATGGAAGTCCGTATCATTTACATCGTACCTTCAAGCGGGTCATGCATCTAACCCCGATGGAATATATACAGCAGACCAGGTTGGAACAAGCGAAGGAGCTGCTTATCTGCTCAGATATATCTGTTGCGGAAGTGGGGGAGAACGTAGGTCTGTCCAATGCACCTTACTTTATTACGTTATTTAAAAAGAATACAGGCTACACCCCATTGCAATATCGCCAACTCAAATCGAAAGCAACATAA
- a CDS encoding alanine/glycine:cation symporter family protein, protein MLEKWAEAVNGVIWSNPVVYVCLSVGLLFSIMTRFLQIRHFKEMIRLVFKGKSSEAGVSSFQAFTMALSGRVGTGNIAGIALAVGMGGPGAIFWMWVMAFIGSATAFVESTLAQIYKVKRDGQYRGGPAFYIEKGTGLKWFAVIFAVVALVAMCLLLPGTQSNSIAVAFHSSFGMDMKVSGIVVVVLLALIIFGGVKRIANVAQVVIPFMALGYILVSFYIMMTNITALPDVFALIFRSAFGIDSVFGGIAGTAIAWGVKRGIYSNEAGQGSGAHPAAAAEVSHPAKQGLVQAFSVYVDTFLVCTSTAFMVLFTGMYNVKGPGGGYIVQHLPGVEEGTQYTQSAIESVFPGFGSSLLSITLFFFAFTTIIAYYYIAETNMAYLIADRKAKWPMFLLKLVILGSTFYGTVVKESALAWTLGDVGVGIMMWVNLIAMILLAKPALLVLKDYERQRRQGIDPVFDPKKAGISNADYWSKEYQPPSDELTITAKPSKLQA, encoded by the coding sequence ATGTTAGAGAAGTGGGCAGAGGCAGTAAATGGCGTCATTTGGAGCAATCCTGTGGTATATGTCTGTTTGAGCGTGGGGCTATTATTTTCAATTATGACTCGATTTCTGCAAATCAGACATTTCAAAGAGATGATTCGCCTTGTCTTTAAAGGGAAAAGTTCTGAGGCAGGTGTATCCTCATTTCAGGCCTTTACGATGGCGTTATCAGGACGTGTAGGAACGGGGAATATTGCGGGGATTGCACTGGCAGTCGGTATGGGAGGACCCGGGGCAATATTTTGGATGTGGGTCATGGCTTTTATCGGATCGGCCACTGCGTTTGTTGAATCTACACTGGCTCAGATCTATAAGGTAAAGCGTGATGGTCAGTATCGAGGCGGCCCGGCCTTTTATATTGAAAAAGGGACAGGCTTAAAATGGTTTGCGGTTATTTTCGCAGTTGTAGCGTTGGTCGCTATGTGTTTACTGTTGCCGGGAACTCAATCGAATTCGATTGCGGTAGCTTTTCATAGTTCGTTTGGTATGGATATGAAGGTTTCCGGGATAGTAGTTGTGGTGTTGCTGGCGCTTATCATATTTGGTGGTGTAAAAAGAATTGCCAATGTGGCACAGGTAGTCATACCCTTTATGGCACTTGGCTACATCCTTGTCTCTTTCTATATTATGATGACGAACATTACTGCGCTTCCCGATGTATTTGCCCTTATTTTTCGCAGTGCCTTCGGTATCGATTCAGTGTTCGGTGGTATAGCAGGGACAGCCATTGCCTGGGGGGTAAAACGAGGCATTTATTCGAATGAAGCAGGACAAGGCTCTGGTGCCCATCCAGCCGCCGCCGCAGAAGTGTCTCATCCGGCAAAGCAAGGACTGGTTCAAGCATTTTCTGTATATGTAGATACCTTTTTAGTCTGTACGTCTACGGCTTTCATGGTCTTGTTTACAGGGATGTACAATGTGAAGGGACCAGGTGGGGGCTATATTGTGCAGCATCTTCCGGGTGTTGAAGAAGGAACTCAATATACACAATCTGCCATCGAATCGGTATTTCCGGGTTTTGGGTCGAGTCTTTTGTCCATTACATTGTTCTTTTTCGCCTTTACCACCATTATCGCCTATTATTATATCGCTGAAACGAATATGGCCTACCTGATTGCCGATCGTAAAGCCAAATGGCCTATGTTCCTGTTAAAGCTGGTTATTCTGGGTTCGACATTCTATGGAACGGTTGTCAAGGAATCTGCGTTGGCGTGGACACTGGGGGATGTGGGGGTCGGTATTATGATGTGGGTGAATCTGATTGCTATGATCCTCCTGGCCAAGCCTGCGCTTCTGGTGCTTAAGGATTACGAACGGCAACGGAGGCAAGGGATAGACCCGGTATTTGATCCGAAGAAGGCAGGGATTTCAAATGCCGATTACTGGTCAAAGGAATATCAGCCTCCTTCAGATGAGTTGACGATCACCGCTAAACCAAGCAAGCTTCAAGCCTAA
- a CDS encoding beta-glucoside-specific PTS transporter subunit IIABC has protein sequence MSYEQLAKEIVHLVGGEKNVVSLVHCATRLRFVLKDEAKADKAKLEKTDGIITVKQSGGQFQVVVGNKVPEVYNAIGQVSNILNETGKEDHSAKGKKGFGAVIDVISSIFAPLLGVMAGSGILKGLLLIASNLGWLVPKDTTYMILYAAADSLFYFLPLLLAVTTARKFGGNIFVALTIAGGLLYPTIVTLKTEGTPTDFFGIPIVMMSYSSTVIPIILAVIVMSKLEKWCNRVIHESVKNFITPLILLVIMLPLTLMVFGPVGVYVGNAIATALVAAFSFSPLLAGAILGACWQLLVIFGVHWGLVPVFINNIAVNGRDGIKPSAAASIFAQTGASFGVMLKTKNKKLKTLAGSATLTALFGITEPAVYGVTLPLKRPFIAGIIGGAVGGAIIGQAGTQAFASGAPGLLTLPIFYGPGGQGFPGLILGITVSFLVSAILTYILGFEDPVEEEETTNNSAKESTSTVAVSNEEVLSPIEGTVVALSEVPDPAFASEAMGKGIAIQPTTGRVVAPFDGTITVAFKKKHALAVVSHHGAEVLIHVGVDTVKLDGKHFTSHIKEGDQVKAGDLLLEFDVEQIRAEGYPTITPVIITNSSEYTEVLPIAQGEVTEQAPLLKLSSALNEKESIA, from the coding sequence ATGAGTTATGAACAACTTGCTAAAGAAATTGTGCACCTGGTAGGCGGCGAAAAAAATGTAGTATCGCTCGTACACTGCGCCACGCGCCTGCGTTTTGTACTAAAAGATGAGGCAAAAGCAGACAAGGCAAAGCTGGAGAAAACTGATGGAATTATTACGGTCAAGCAGAGCGGTGGCCAGTTCCAGGTTGTGGTCGGCAACAAAGTACCAGAAGTGTATAATGCCATCGGCCAAGTATCCAACATTTTAAATGAAACTGGAAAAGAAGATCATTCAGCTAAAGGCAAGAAAGGGTTTGGCGCTGTAATCGACGTAATTTCCAGTATTTTTGCACCGTTGCTCGGAGTTATGGCGGGGTCCGGTATTTTGAAAGGTCTACTGCTGATTGCGAGTAACCTCGGCTGGTTGGTTCCGAAAGACACTACTTATATGATTTTGTATGCTGCGGCTGACAGCTTGTTTTATTTCCTGCCGCTCTTGTTAGCGGTTACAACGGCACGGAAATTTGGAGGTAATATCTTCGTTGCTCTGACCATCGCCGGAGGGCTGCTTTACCCGACCATTGTCACGTTGAAAACAGAAGGTACACCTACAGACTTTTTCGGTATTCCTATTGTGATGATGAGTTATTCATCTACCGTTATTCCGATAATTTTAGCCGTTATCGTCATGAGTAAGCTGGAAAAATGGTGCAATCGCGTGATCCATGAGAGTGTCAAAAACTTTATTACACCTTTGATTCTACTTGTAATTATGCTTCCTCTGACCCTGATGGTTTTTGGTCCAGTCGGGGTGTATGTGGGCAACGCAATCGCTACCGCGCTCGTTGCTGCGTTCAGCTTTAGTCCGCTGCTGGCTGGAGCAATTCTTGGTGCTTGCTGGCAGTTGCTCGTTATTTTCGGTGTTCACTGGGGTCTTGTACCTGTATTCATTAATAATATTGCTGTTAATGGCAGAGACGGGATCAAACCTTCCGCTGCGGCATCCATCTTTGCTCAAACCGGCGCTTCGTTCGGTGTTATGCTGAAAACGAAAAATAAAAAGCTGAAAACACTAGCGGGTTCCGCTACACTTACCGCTTTGTTCGGCATCACGGAGCCAGCAGTTTATGGGGTTACGCTGCCGTTGAAACGTCCGTTTATTGCAGGTATTATCGGTGGTGCTGTCGGTGGTGCCATTATCGGTCAAGCGGGAACGCAAGCATTTGCCTCCGGCGCACCTGGATTGCTGACCTTGCCGATCTTTTACGGTCCTGGCGGACAAGGCTTCCCAGGATTGATTTTAGGGATTACCGTTTCATTCCTGGTGTCGGCCATTTTGACTTATATTTTAGGTTTTGAAGATCCAGTTGAAGAAGAGGAAACTACTAACAATTCGGCTAAAGAATCGACATCTACAGTTGCAGTTTCTAATGAAGAGGTACTCAGCCCGATTGAAGGAACGGTGGTCGCTCTGTCGGAGGTTCCCGATCCAGCATTTGCTTCGGAAGCTATGGGTAAAGGTATCGCCATCCAACCGACAACGGGCAGAGTCGTAGCCCCGTTCGATGGAACCATCACCGTGGCGTTCAAGAAAAAACATGCGCTTGCAGTTGTTTCGCATCATGGCGCAGAAGTTCTGATTCACGTCGGAGTAGATACGGTCAAGCTGGACGGTAAACATTTTACGTCCCATATCAAAGAAGGCGATCAGGTGAAAGCTGGGGACCTACTGCTTGAGTTTGATGTTGAGCAAATCAGGGCAGAGGGTTATCCTACGATTACGCCAGTTATCATTACGAATTCTTCCGAATATACTGAAGTCCTTCCAATCGCTCAAGGAGAGGTAACGGAGCAGGCCCCGCTGTTGAAACTGTCTAGCGCTCTGAATGAGAAAGAAAGCATTGCCTAA
- the licT gene encoding BglG family transcription antiterminator LicT, giving the protein MNIAKVINNNVISVYQTDGTELVVMGRGIAFKKKPGDKVDETRIQKVFALKNKQTSDNFKMLLREVPLDLIMIVEEVINDAKHNLNRKLNENIYVSLTDHINFAVERYREGLEIKNALLWEIKQLYKEEFAIGLKTLEQIKQKLDIELPVDEAAYIALHIVNAEMNEEVITTMSITKFIQQIINIAKYHFKVDFDEDSLSYFRFITHLKFFAQRVFKGNHYENNYDHLYDMIKEKHKEAAACTEKIGTFVKKEYNHELTNEEKLYLTVHIERVVNR; this is encoded by the coding sequence ATGAACATAGCAAAGGTCATTAACAACAATGTAATCAGCGTCTACCAGACGGACGGTACCGAACTCGTGGTGATGGGTCGGGGGATTGCTTTTAAGAAAAAGCCTGGAGACAAAGTAGACGAAACCAGAATTCAGAAGGTATTTGCTCTGAAAAACAAACAGACGTCCGATAACTTTAAAATGCTGTTACGTGAGGTACCGCTTGATTTGATCATGATTGTAGAGGAAGTCATAAATGACGCCAAGCATAATCTGAATAGAAAGCTGAACGAAAATATTTATGTTTCGCTGACCGATCATATCAATTTCGCTGTTGAAAGATACCGGGAAGGATTGGAAATCAAAAACGCGTTGTTGTGGGAAATCAAGCAGCTATACAAAGAAGAATTTGCGATAGGTCTGAAAACGCTGGAACAAATCAAACAAAAGCTTGATATTGAACTGCCTGTGGATGAAGCAGCTTATATTGCCCTTCACATCGTAAATGCTGAAATGAACGAGGAAGTCATTACAACCATGAGTATCACGAAGTTTATCCAGCAAATTATCAATATCGCAAAGTACCATTTTAAGGTTGATTTTGACGAGGATTCTTTGAGTTATTTCCGCTTTATTACGCATCTGAAATTTTTCGCCCAGCGCGTATTTAAGGGAAATCACTATGAAAATAACTATGACCATTTGTATGACATGATTAAGGAAAAGCACAAGGAAGCAGCCGCTTGTACTGAGAAAATCGGAACCTTTGTAAAAAAAGAATACAATCACGAATTGACGAACGAAGAAAAGCTGTATTTGACTGTGCATATTGAACGAGTGGTGAACAGATAA
- a CDS encoding 6-phospho-beta-glucosidase gives MSSYIFPKDFLWGGALAANQAEGAYLEDGKGLSLVDLLPTGEKRRSIMKGNVPSLTPLESEFYPSHQAIDFYHHYREDIALFAEMGFKALRVSIAWARIFPTGEDATPNEAGLQFYDDLFDELHKHGIQPVVTLAHFDVPVDLVEKYGSWRSRKLVGLFETYAKTVFTRYKDKVKYWMTFNEINMLLHLPFLGAGLVFQEGENVKQIQYQAAHHQLVASALAVKACHEIIPDAKIGCMLAAGSFYPYTCNPEDVYQGMEKDRESYFFIDVQSRGEYPGYAKRFFKDHGLNIEMESGDAAILKDHTVDYIGFSYYSSRTTSTDPEIVKNMTSGNVFGSVANPYLDKSEWGWTIDPKGFRITANQLHDRYQKPLFVVENGFGANDVVSPEGEVNDDYRIDYLKRHIAEMGEALQDGVEIIGYTSWGPIDIVSASSGEMKKRYGYIYVDRDNEGEGSLKRIKKKSFHWYKNVIHSDGENLGE, from the coding sequence ATGTCCAGTTATATTTTTCCTAAAGACTTTTTATGGGGCGGTGCTCTTGCTGCCAATCAGGCCGAGGGTGCTTATTTGGAGGACGGTAAAGGATTGAGTCTGGTGGATCTACTGCCTACCGGAGAGAAGAGAAGAAGCATAATGAAAGGGAATGTTCCTTCACTGACTCCACTTGAAAGCGAATTCTATCCTTCCCACCAAGCCATTGATTTCTATCATCACTATCGTGAGGATATCGCGCTATTTGCAGAAATGGGATTTAAGGCGCTGCGTGTTTCCATTGCCTGGGCTCGTATTTTTCCAACAGGAGAAGACGCTACTCCTAATGAAGCAGGTTTGCAATTCTACGATGATTTGTTCGACGAGTTGCATAAACATGGCATTCAGCCAGTCGTTACTCTCGCTCATTTTGACGTGCCAGTGGATCTGGTCGAGAAGTATGGAAGCTGGCGGAGCCGGAAGCTGGTAGGTCTGTTTGAAACCTATGCCAAAACAGTATTCACCCGCTATAAGGATAAAGTGAAGTACTGGATGACATTTAACGAGATTAACATGCTTCTCCATTTGCCGTTTCTCGGCGCCGGTCTTGTTTTTCAAGAAGGTGAAAACGTTAAACAAATTCAGTACCAGGCTGCACATCATCAGCTTGTTGCAAGTGCGCTGGCTGTAAAAGCGTGTCACGAGATTATCCCAGATGCGAAGATTGGCTGTATGCTTGCTGCCGGCAGCTTCTATCCGTATACGTGTAATCCCGAAGATGTATATCAGGGCATGGAAAAAGACCGCGAGTCCTACTTCTTCATTGATGTTCAGTCACGCGGCGAATATCCTGGTTATGCGAAGCGCTTCTTTAAGGATCATGGATTAAACATTGAGATGGAATCAGGCGACGCAGCCATTCTGAAAGATCACACCGTTGACTATATCGGATTCAGCTATTATTCAAGCCGGACGACCAGCACAGACCCGGAAATCGTCAAGAATATGACCAGTGGTAATGTATTCGGCTCCGTAGCCAATCCATATTTGGATAAGTCCGAATGGGGCTGGACGATCGATCCCAAAGGATTCCGCATCACAGCCAACCAATTGCATGACCGTTACCAAAAGCCTCTGTTCGTAGTGGAAAACGGTTTTGGTGCCAATGATGTGGTTTCGCCTGAAGGAGAAGTTAACGACGATTACCGGATCGACTATCTCAAGCGGCATATTGCCGAAATGGGTGAGGCTCTTCAAGACGGAGTCGAAATTATCGGTTACACAAGTTGGGGACCTATTGACATTGTCAGCGCTTCCTCAGGAGAGATGAAAAAACGTTACGGTTATATTTATGTGGACCGCGACAACGAAGGCGAAGGTTCGTTGAAACGGATTAAAAAGAAAAGCTTCCACTGGTACAAAAACGTAATTCATTCCGACGGAGAAAATCTGGGCGAATAA